The Sedimentibacter sp. zth1 DNA segment GTCATTTAGTGTTCCTGTTAGCTGATTTGCTCCATTGTATGTGTATTCAACTTTTTCTTCTGGTGATTCTGATAGCATCAAGTTACCTGAAAGGCAATTGTTGAGACAATCTGTTGCTGAAAGTTTTTTCAGTCAATTTAAATGTGAAAGTAATGAAAAATAAAATAAGATATCCTCAAGATATAATTAATGTTACAGAGGAATATATTGAGTACTATACAAATTTTTGTCCACAAAAGAAATTAGGTGGAATGACCCCTATTTCATATAGAAATGCTTATAATATAGTTTTAAAAAATATATTATATTATTTGAACCTAAATTGTACACCTTTAAAGGGTCACTCCACTATTGACAAAGAACCAGAAAAATCCCCAGATACACGGTGGCAACTGAGGATTAGGTTTTCAGTATTTATTTTTTCTAGGGTTTATAATACCTTTCTACCCCTTTCGTATGGTTATACTGTGATGTGCGTACAAGGAATTTCAAAAATTTTTCAGGCAGGGCTAACGAGGGTAACCTTTATAGTAATTGTTGTATTGGTTTCGCTAAGCACTGAGTACCACGCCTATAAAAACAACTGAATTACATGAACTCCACACTTATCCTATCTACTTCAACTTCCACAAATTTGTTAATCAAATACTCATATTCTTCAAATATTTCATCTTGAAAAACTACCCCAGCATCCAATATACCGCCTTCTTTAAGTATTCCTCGGATTAAATATTTAAACGAACTATTCAATGGTTTCAATCCTTTAAT contains these protein-coding regions:
- a CDS encoding IS3 family transposase; this translates as MKNKIRYPQDIINVTEEYIEYYTNFCPQKKLGGMTPISYRNAYNIVLKNILYYLNLNCTPLKGHSTIDKEPEKSPDTRWQLRIRFSVFIFSRVYNTFLPLSYGYTVMCVQGISKIFQAGLTRVTFIVIVVLVSLSTEYHAYKNN